From a region of the Nonlabens dokdonensis DSW-6 genome:
- a CDS encoding RluA family pseudouridine synthase, protein MASIFHFFDLDKGFHLPEKFTFPFLYEPHPLAVEAAEQLKSYLDSFDNWFYDLNLGPENYQHPLGKMFGVLVVQDQDGNLGHLWAYSGVITGEQKDSQFVPLVFNMFAEDSLYARENSKLDDLNAQINVLVNDSDYLKTLKALKNLKKENELLLYNQRKKHANLKAIRKAERQKASETLSDQAYKKLLDQHQTQGMHAKFLLKEYKIYLENKILPLEHFISKRENEIKELKQQRKNLSNQLQKWIFEQYSFLNAKGDRKNAMELFQNIPPYVPPSGTGDCAAPKLLQYAYLHDLKPLAMAEFWYGESLRSQIRKHGHFYPSCRSKCEPILEHMLQGLEVDDNPMLENPAEDKELHLIYEDDYIMAVNKPEEFLSVRGKTIEDSVETRMKQRFPGASGPLIVHRLDMSTSGILVLTKSLAVHKKLQNQFEKRTVKKRYVALLDGLVKDDSGFIDLALRVDLDNRPFQLVDAENGKSARTRYEVIERKDGKTRVHFYPITGRTHQLRVHAAHPLGLNCPIIGDDLYGHKKDRLYLHAEQLVFIHPVTLKPVVLKVPTPF, encoded by the coding sequence TTTTTTCGATTTAGATAAAGGGTTTCATTTACCTGAGAAATTCACATTTCCATTTCTTTATGAACCGCATCCACTCGCTGTAGAAGCGGCTGAGCAATTAAAATCATACTTAGATAGTTTTGATAATTGGTTCTATGATTTAAACTTGGGACCAGAAAATTACCAGCATCCGTTGGGGAAAATGTTTGGGGTTCTTGTGGTTCAAGATCAAGATGGCAATTTGGGGCATCTTTGGGCCTATTCTGGTGTGATTACTGGCGAGCAGAAGGATTCTCAATTTGTGCCTCTAGTTTTTAATATGTTTGCTGAGGACAGTTTATATGCGCGAGAGAATTCAAAACTGGACGACCTCAATGCTCAAATAAATGTTTTGGTAAACGATTCTGACTACTTAAAAACATTAAAAGCTTTAAAAAACCTAAAAAAAGAAAACGAGCTCCTACTCTACAATCAGCGTAAAAAGCATGCTAACCTTAAAGCAATCCGTAAAGCCGAAAGACAAAAGGCTTCAGAAACTTTAAGCGATCAAGCATATAAAAAATTACTTGATCAACATCAAACGCAAGGAATGCATGCTAAGTTTTTGCTTAAAGAATATAAAATCTACCTTGAGAACAAAATTTTACCTTTAGAACACTTTATTTCTAAACGAGAAAATGAAATTAAGGAACTCAAACAGCAACGTAAAAATTTATCTAACCAACTGCAAAAATGGATTTTTGAACAATACAGTTTTTTAAATGCAAAGGGCGATCGCAAAAACGCAATGGAGCTTTTCCAGAACATTCCGCCATATGTACCACCATCTGGAACTGGAGATTGTGCCGCACCTAAATTACTTCAATACGCTTATCTCCACGATTTAAAACCACTCGCAATGGCCGAATTTTGGTACGGAGAATCCTTACGTTCACAAATTAGAAAACACGGTCATTTTTATCCTTCTTGTCGATCTAAATGTGAACCAATTCTAGAACATATGTTGCAAGGCCTTGAGGTAGATGACAATCCCATGCTAGAAAATCCTGCTGAAGACAAGGAACTTCATTTGATATATGAAGATGATTATATTATGGCAGTCAACAAGCCAGAAGAATTTCTCTCGGTAAGAGGTAAAACCATCGAAGATTCTGTAGAGACCAGAATGAAGCAACGTTTTCCTGGTGCGTCTGGACCTTTGATTGTTCATCGATTAGACATGAGTACTTCTGGGATTTTAGTACTTACTAAATCACTTGCAGTTCATAAAAAACTACAAAATCAGTTTGAAAAACGCACCGTTAAAAAACGATATGTAGCGCTACTTGATGGATTAGTAAAAGACGATAGTGGTTTTATAGATCTGGCTTTACGAGTAGATCTGGACAACAGGCCGTTCCAATTAGTAGATGCAGAAAATGGAAAAAGTGCTAGAACTCGTTATGAAGTCATCGAGCGTAAAGATGGTAAAACCAGAGTTCACTTCTACCCTATTACTGGTCGCACGCACCAGTTGCGCGTTCATGCGGCGCATCCATTAGGATTAAATTGTCCTATAATCGGTGATGATCTTTATGGTCATAAAAAAGACCGATTATATCTTCATGCAGAGCAACTGGTATTTATCCATCCGGTAACTTTAAAGCCAGTGGTACTAAAAGTTCCTACGCCGTTTTAG
- the rmuC gene encoding DNA recombination protein RmuC gives MSSEISWLLFLLLGVVIGAVVAWFFAKTRFSGSLNLLESEKSQLNAQLSQLQPAIEERDKLRHENSQYSAQLEQRIESNQELSARLQKLDKEYRDVAIEKENLNVLLAEQRTAFAKAEEKHTEAQGEIEKLNEKFTKEFENLANKILDEKSTKFTDQNKKNIEQILSPLQDKIKSFEKRVEDTHKDTIDRQSALRQQIIGLKEMNQQMSKETTNLTKALKGDAKMRGNWGELVLERVLEKSGLTKGSEYEVQQTIKTDEGKTLFPDVVINLPGGKKMVIDSKVSLNAYERFINEEDDSLQERYLKEHVASLKKHVSDLSGKSYHDYQIDSPDFVLLFVPIEPAFAMALNHDSNLYSDAFDKNIVIVTPTTLLATLRTIDTMWQNEKQQKNALDIATAAGALYDKFVGLTEDLIKVGSQLDTVKKSYSSSMNKLTEGSGNLVGRIERLKRLGAKANKSLNEKLVNRAIDSDPDFLEASDEEGRLNL, from the coding sequence ATGTCTTCAGAAATTTCTTGGTTGCTATTCTTATTATTAGGTGTTGTCATAGGTGCTGTTGTGGCATGGTTTTTTGCTAAAACTCGTTTCTCTGGAAGTTTAAACCTATTAGAATCTGAAAAAAGTCAGTTGAATGCACAGCTTTCTCAATTGCAACCTGCTATTGAAGAACGTGATAAATTACGTCATGAAAACAGTCAGTACAGCGCGCAATTAGAGCAAAGAATAGAAAGTAATCAGGAGTTGAGTGCCCGATTACAAAAGCTGGACAAAGAATATCGAGATGTCGCTATTGAGAAAGAAAACCTAAATGTGTTACTGGCTGAGCAACGTACCGCTTTCGCGAAAGCGGAAGAAAAACATACTGAAGCCCAAGGAGAGATCGAGAAATTAAACGAAAAATTCACCAAAGAGTTTGAAAATCTCGCTAACAAAATCCTAGACGAGAAAAGCACCAAATTTACCGATCAAAACAAGAAAAACATCGAGCAGATTTTAAGCCCGCTGCAGGATAAAATCAAAAGTTTTGAAAAGCGCGTAGAAGATACTCACAAAGATACTATCGATAGGCAAAGTGCTTTGAGACAGCAAATTATAGGACTGAAAGAAATGAACCAGCAAATGAGTAAGGAAACAACTAACCTTACCAAAGCCTTGAAAGGAGATGCTAAAATGCGTGGTAATTGGGGTGAGCTAGTTCTAGAGCGCGTTCTTGAAAAATCTGGATTGACTAAAGGCTCTGAATATGAAGTCCAGCAAACGATTAAAACTGATGAAGGAAAAACCTTGTTTCCTGACGTGGTGATCAATCTGCCTGGCGGCAAGAAAATGGTTATCGATTCTAAGGTATCACTTAATGCTTATGAACGATTTATCAATGAAGAAGATGACTCCTTACAAGAACGATATTTAAAAGAACACGTTGCTTCACTTAAAAAACACGTCTCAGATTTATCCGGTAAAAGTTATCATGATTATCAAATCGACAGCCCTGATTTTGTTTTGCTTTTTGTGCCTATAGAACCAGCTTTTGCCATGGCTTTAAATCACGATAGCAATTTATATAGTGATGCATTTGACAAGAATATAGTAATTGTTACACCTACTACGCTATTGGCAACATTACGCACCATTGATACCATGTGGCAAAATGAAAAACAACAAAAAAACGCATTAGATATTGCGACTGCAGCTGGTGCATTATACGATAAGTTTGTAGGACTGACTGAAGATTTAATCAAAGTTGGTTCTCAACTGGATACGGTAAAAAAATCTTATTCTTCTAGCATGAACAAGCTTACTGAAGGTTCTGGAAATTTAGTAGGACGCATCGAGCGATTAAAAAGACTAGGTGCCAAAGCAAATAAATCTCTAAATGAAAAGCTTGTAAATCGTGCTATAGATAGCGATCCTGACTTTTTAGAGGCCAGCGATGAAGAAGGTAGGTTGAATTTGTAG